The Campylobacter concisus genome has a window encoding:
- a CDS encoding retention module-containing protein has translation MANEVAIVKSIIGGAKAINRFGESRELRVGEIVYVGEKIVTDSDSSKVTIAKPDGKDINLIGKDSLNLNETTLGDDLVDDKKIASIDELQKAILNGKDLNALEETAAGGNNGGSAGGDGVSLSSVSFAEGGHYSNISSDFRSINDSSVYLFQGAPSSISGASAENTIQETASTLDVSGGIEIPSSFYDDSISSGYFSNLGIAAHNAWLSSPEASAQIDDMKEQMRAVFESIKKPYPHHMENAFTHDQIENLLNEYTDIKTAKTPVDDSHSADLTNANNLARLFDIFGTQVSIGQKTVEIDGHSFQKAIINLPEDSIEKIGDSGWGIVKNAAGEAVAIMPIGEVKTGLKLEVGNGEIVKENLITDVQERVCVVSHGDKQRVFYSGNEEQQEYLQEIGAHTIPNPLFDPTNLMSYEQSTIMVDKDGNKITTNDIYNNNVVHQITPLTTLKLPASTLANLKIFGSDGDDTLVLNGVTVKSVYGGSGADNITINNSTITEYISGDAGNDNITVTNSTINGKTITNSDGSSLHEAITGNSGEDTIIVKNSVITGDINAGIDNDKVVIQEGSVVNGNVKGEEGNDYLVVNSSNVTGNIDAGESSNSGVIGHVDVSNHTRYEDRISIGSIYYADPILEVGGDVVLGGQGGISIGKAHVKGNVVANGTSNQSADIMIDGNSEVDGNVIGGHGKDFINIRGYSDGTKDAIIHGKVDAREGDDRIDVAWAHVEGSVEGGEGDDLYITGAYNEPRSNASTIGEVKDISGKSDFRVYGGITIDKGLEFNGDTSIEVIGGGKITSDINLDHNNIITVSGSGSKITGDINFSGNGDQFVKVSDGAEAGTINLSNGHNEVMVGAEYNYPNNTSIIDTINGSDGVDSIKVFSKGNIKNLNIQDGHNDDTVSIFSSEITYSNGTGITNASGTITNFNKDSGDNIIHGKIVTDANSKSHVVIDSSDDSTINLSNLMEHSVNQNYTGVFNNTYNTVDISGINNAKLNINISDVLNVAKYNNGNDDITTMLHIKSGSDDQITLENSGTKNNWRETTSDSDVGYKTYTAEQDYNDTTYSVIIKVDDTANLTIV, from the coding sequence ATGGCTAATGAAGTTGCAATAGTAAAAAGTATAATCGGTGGCGCAAAAGCTATAAATAGATTTGGCGAGTCAAGAGAACTTCGCGTTGGTGAAATAGTCTATGTGGGTGAGAAGATAGTAACTGACAGTGATAGTTCAAAAGTAACGATAGCTAAACCAGATGGCAAAGATATAAATCTAATAGGTAAAGATAGTTTAAATTTAAATGAAACTACTTTAGGAGACGATCTAGTAGATGATAAAAAAATAGCAAGTATAGACGAGCTACAAAAAGCTATTTTAAATGGTAAAGATTTGAATGCACTTGAAGAAACTGCTGCTGGTGGTAATAATGGTGGAAGTGCCGGCGGAGATGGAGTTAGCCTAAGCTCTGTAAGTTTTGCAGAGGGCGGACATTATTCAAATATTAGTAGTGATTTTAGAAGCATAAATGACTCAAGTGTTTATCTGTTTCAAGGCGCTCCATCTAGCATTAGTGGAGCGAGTGCTGAAAATACAATTCAAGAAACAGCATCAACTCTAGATGTTTCAGGTGGTATAGAAATTCCATCATCATTTTATGATGACAGCATCTCTAGTGGATATTTTTCAAATTTAGGGATAGCTGCACACAATGCATGGCTAAGTAGTCCTGAAGCCTCTGCTCAGATAGATGATATGAAAGAGCAAATGAGAGCTGTTTTTGAAAGTATCAAAAAACCTTATCCTCACCATATGGAAAATGCTTTTACACATGATCAAATAGAAAATTTATTAAACGAATATACTGATATAAAAACTGCAAAAACACCAGTTGATGACTCACATAGTGCTGATCTAACAAATGCGAATAATCTCGCAAGACTTTTTGATATTTTTGGTACACAAGTTAGTATAGGACAAAAGACAGTCGAGATTGACGGACATTCGTTTCAAAAAGCTATTATAAATTTGCCAGAAGATAGCATAGAAAAGATAGGCGATAGCGGCTGGGGAATAGTAAAAAATGCGGCTGGTGAAGCAGTAGCCATAATGCCAATAGGAGAAGTAAAGACTGGGCTAAAACTCGAAGTTGGAAATGGTGAGATAGTTAAAGAAAATTTGATCACAGACGTTCAAGAGAGGGTATGTGTTGTCTCTCACGGAGATAAGCAAAGGGTTTTTTATAGCGGAAATGAAGAGCAACAGGAATATTTACAAGAAATAGGAGCGCATACTATTCCAAATCCTCTTTTTGATCCAACAAACTTAATGTCTTATGAGCAGTCTACAATCATGGTTGATAAAGATGGTAATAAAATAACTACAAATGATATATATAACAACAACGTAGTCCATCAAATAACGCCTTTAACTACTTTAAAGCTGCCAGCTTCTACTCTTGCAAATTTGAAGATATTTGGCAGTGATGGTGACGATACATTAGTTTTAAACGGCGTAACTGTAAAATCAGTGTACGGTGGCTCAGGGGCTGATAATATAACTATCAATAATTCTACTATTACAGAGTACATTTCAGGAGATGCCGGAAACGACAATATTACAGTAACAAATTCTACTATCAATGGAAAAACTATCACAAATAGCGATGGCTCATCATTACATGAAGCGATCACTGGAAATAGTGGAGAAGATACAATAATCGTAAAGAACTCTGTAATAACAGGCGATATAAACGCTGGAATAGATAATGATAAAGTTGTAATACAAGAAGGTAGTGTAGTAAATGGCAATGTAAAGGGTGAAGAAGGTAATGACTATCTAGTTGTAAATTCTTCAAATGTCACTGGCAATATAGATGCCGGAGAATCGTCTAATAGTGGCGTAATAGGGCATGTTGATGTAAGTAACCATACGCGATATGAGGATAGGATAAGTATAGGCTCTATTTATTATGCTGATCCTATCTTAGAAGTTGGTGGTGATGTAGTTCTTGGAGGACAAGGTGGAATAAGCATAGGAAAAGCTCACGTAAAAGGAAATGTTGTGGCTAATGGCACCTCAAATCAAAGTGCAGATATAATGATAGATGGAAATTCTGAAGTTGATGGAAATGTTATAGGTGGGCACGGAAAAGATTTTATCAATATTAGAGGATACTCTGACGGAACTAAAGACGCCATAATCCATGGCAAAGTCGATGCCAGAGAAGGTGATGACAGGATAGATGTTGCATGGGCTCATGTGGAAGGTTCGGTTGAAGGAGGTGAAGGAGACGATCTATATATTACTGGAGCTTATAATGAGCCAAGAAGTAACGCCTCTACAATAGGAGAAGTAAAAGATATCAGTGGTAAAAGTGATTTCAGGGTATATGGAGGTATTACGATAGATAAGGGTTTGGAGTTTAATGGAGATACCTCCATAGAGGTAATAGGAGGGGGAAAAATCACATCAGATATAAATTTAGATCATAATAACATCATTACAGTTAGTGGTAGTGGCTCTAAAATAACTGGCGATATAAATTTTAGTGGTAATGGCGATCAATTTGTAAAAGTATCTGATGGTGCTGAAGCTGGAACTATAAATTTATCTAACGGGCACAATGAAGTTATGGTAGGTGCTGAGTATAATTATCCAAATAATACTTCTATTATAGATACAATAAATGGCAGCGATGGAGTTGATTCTATCAAAGTATTTAGTAAAGGCAATATAAAAAATTTAAATATTCAAGATGGGCATAATGATGATACAGTATCCATATTTAGTTCTGAGATAACATATAGTAATGGCACCGGGATTACTAATGCTTCAGGTACGATAACAAATTTTAATAAAGACAGCGGAGACAATATTATACATGGTAAAATCGTAACGGATGCTAACTCTAAGAGCCACGTAGTTATAGATAGCTCGGACGACAGTACTATAAATCTATCAAATTTAATGGAGCATAGCGTAAATCAGAACTACACAGGTGTTTTTAATAATACATATAACACAGTAGATATATCTGGTATAAATAACGCCAAATTAAACATAAATATATCAGATGTGTTAAATGTTGCAAAATATAACAATGGCAATGATGATATAACTACCATGCTGCACATCAAAAGTGGCTCTGATGATCAAATAACACTTGAAAATAGTGGAACTAAAAATAATTGGAGAGAGACTACAAGTGATAGTGATGTCGGCTATAAGACATATACAGCAGAACAAGACTACAATGATACTACATATTCTGTAATTATAAAGGTTGATGATACGGCTAATTTAACTATTGTGTAG
- a CDS encoding energy transducer TonB, protein MQSKQSLSKISNYSGLAVSAIVHVAAAYFLLSHNFSEIKIGEQKPIKIALNSFTPVPQTTAPQISEQVMIPEPTPPAPPPPPEPPKPEPKPEPKVEPKPLPKPEPKKVEKKPLPKPEPRPEPKIEPKVEPKPDITAPAPTATPAPAVNSNLPANNKSIAAAPAQKVAQELNLSNAQSDEDFSKVIAAVKKHKSYPNNARRMKHQGVVEVRFLLKTDGSIDELKVTKSSGFESLDNGALENVKKASSEFPKPKEARYLRFPIAFTLK, encoded by the coding sequence TTGCAATCCAAACAATCTCTGAGTAAAATTTCAAACTATAGTGGCCTAGCGGTATCAGCGATAGTGCACGTGGCAGCTGCTTATTTCTTGCTTTCACATAATTTTAGTGAGATAAAGATAGGCGAGCAAAAACCTATAAAAATAGCTCTAAATTCATTCACCCCAGTGCCGCAAACTACGGCTCCGCAGATAAGCGAACAAGTGATGATCCCAGAGCCAACACCCCCAGCTCCTCCGCCACCGCCAGAGCCACCAAAGCCAGAGCCTAAGCCTGAGCCAAAGGTAGAGCCAAAGCCACTACCAAAACCTGAGCCAAAAAAGGTGGAGAAAAAGCCACTGCCAAAGCCTGAGCCTCGCCCTGAGCCTAAAATCGAGCCAAAGGTGGAGCCAAAACCTGATATCACTGCGCCAGCTCCTACCGCGACCCCAGCACCTGCTGTAAATTCAAATTTACCAGCAAATAACAAATCTATCGCCGCAGCTCCAGCTCAAAAAGTAGCGCAAGAGCTAAATTTATCAAACGCACAAAGCGATGAGGACTTTAGCAAGGTCATAGCAGCTGTGAAAAAGCATAAAAGCTACCCAAACAACGCTAGAAGGATGAAGCATCAAGGCGTTGTTGAAGTTAGATTTTTGCTTAAAACGGATGGCAGCATAGACGAGCTAAAGGTTACTAAAAGTTCAGGCTTTGAGTCGCTTGACAACGGCGCTTTAGAAAATGTCAAAAAAGCAAGCTCTGAGTTTCCAAAGCCAAAAGAAGCTCGCTATCTTCGCTTTCCTATAGCATTTACACTAAAATAA
- the exbD gene encoding TonB system transport protein ExbD, with product MRLNKKDGLNIVPFIDIMLVLLAIVLSISTFIAQGKIAVDLPSAKSAQQDKEDEKKVSVVIDKDNKFFIDDAEISEDELKDKLNAVDIKTLIELKSDKNAKFDSFVKVIDILKEKGHENFAIQTISE from the coding sequence ATGCGTCTAAATAAAAAAGATGGGCTAAATATCGTCCCATTTATCGATATCATGCTCGTTTTGCTAGCCATCGTGTTAAGCATCTCGACCTTCATCGCTCAGGGCAAGATCGCAGTTGATCTACCAAGCGCCAAAAGCGCACAGCAGGATAAAGAGGATGAGAAAAAAGTGAGTGTCGTTATCGATAAAGATAATAAATTTTTTATAGATGATGCAGAAATTTCAGAAGATGAGCTAAAAGATAAGCTAAATGCTGTGGATATAAAAACCTTAATCGAGCTAAAAAGCGATAAAAACGCTAAATTTGACAGCTTTGTCAAAGTAATTGATATCTTAAAAGAAAAAGGTCACGAAAACTTTGCAATCCAAACAATCTCTGAGTAA
- the exbB gene encoding TonB-system energizer ExbB has protein sequence MELLKHNIDYIIIGILGVMSFFVLWYTIERIIFYSRVDINGYKNIGKLDEALTKNLTTLYIIYSNAPYIGLLGTVAGIMITFYDMGMAGGIDTKSIMIGLSLALKATAFGLLVAIPTLMIYNGFVRKVDVIINRYKAQNASK, from the coding sequence ATGGAACTTTTAAAACACAACATTGACTATATAATCATCGGTATTTTGGGCGTCATGAGCTTTTTTGTGCTTTGGTATACGATCGAGCGTATCATTTTTTACTCACGTGTTGATATAAATGGCTACAAAAACATCGGAAAGCTCGATGAGGCGCTAACAAAAAATTTAACCACACTTTACATCATCTACTCAAATGCCCCATATATCGGACTTCTTGGCACAGTTGCTGGCATCATGATCACATTTTACGACATGGGCATGGCTGGCGGCATCGATACAAAAAGTATCATGATCGGTCTATCTTTGGCGCTAAAAGCGACCGCATTTGGCCTACTTGTGGCGATCCCAACGCTTATGATCTACAATGGCTTTGTTAGAAAAGTCGATGTCATAATAAACAGATACAAGGCTCAAAATGCGTCTAAATAA
- a CDS encoding anaerobic C4-dicarboxylate transporter has protein sequence MEFLTSLSESTQFFLQLIVVLGCLFYGAKKGGMALGVLGGIGLVILVFAFDLKPGKPAIDVILTILAVVVASATLQAAGGLDVMLQIAERALRKHPKTVCYLAPICGWTLTVLCGTGHTVYTLLPIIYDVSMKSGIRPERPMAATTISSQLAIIASPVSVAGVSMVAVLLGTGTVHIEGFTSYVDLLKVTIPSTFLGVLCIGTYSVFRGKDLDKDPEFQAKIADPEQRKYIYGSDEAHSLIGVHLPKKQWNVMWIFLATIAVVAVLGYYKQLRPSWTSDVPGKSIEIIVDKKTVKNITVKDGQVVSMVGDSKIVSNVKDNKVKDATKFTSVQVLDKDNKVTQSIVSNGADVVITAGDKSETIANASIVVKDTMKKTAPLGMVDTIQIFMLLAASIMMIYSGIKAAKIGQNEIFHSGMVALVAIYGISWMAETMFHSHIDMLKGSLGEVMKAYPWMYIIVGMLISKFLNSQAAAAATFVPLAVQIGVHPGVIVAFATACYGYFILPTYPSDLAAVQFDRSGTTHIGKYVINHSFIIPGFIGVFSSCAVGWVLANIYGYLN, from the coding sequence ATGGAATTTCTTACAAGTTTGTCTGAGAGTACGCAGTTTTTCTTACAATTGATTGTCGTGCTCGGCTGTTTGTTCTACGGAGCAAAAAAAGGTGGTATGGCACTTGGTGTCCTTGGTGGCATCGGTCTTGTTATTTTGGTATTTGCATTTGATTTAAAACCAGGTAAGCCTGCTATTGATGTTATATTAACTATTCTTGCAGTTGTTGTAGCAAGTGCTACACTTCAAGCAGCTGGTGGTCTTGATGTTATGCTTCAGATCGCTGAAAGAGCGCTTAGAAAACATCCAAAAACAGTTTGTTATCTTGCGCCTATTTGTGGCTGGACACTAACAGTGCTTTGCGGTACAGGTCACACAGTTTATACACTTTTACCGATCATCTATGACGTATCAATGAAAAGTGGTATCCGTCCAGAACGTCCGATGGCAGCTACTACGATCTCATCACAACTTGCTATTATCGCAAGTCCAGTTTCAGTTGCTGGTGTATCTATGGTTGCTGTTCTTCTTGGTACTGGCACAGTTCATATTGAGGGCTTTACAAGCTATGTTGATCTATTAAAAGTTACCATTCCTTCTACATTTTTGGGTGTGCTTTGCATAGGAACTTACTCAGTATTTAGAGGTAAAGATCTTGATAAAGATCCAGAATTCCAAGCAAAAATAGCTGATCCAGAGCAAAGAAAATATATATATGGTTCTGATGAGGCACATTCATTAATCGGTGTGCATTTGCCAAAAAAACAATGGAATGTTATGTGGATATTCCTAGCTACAATCGCTGTTGTTGCGGTTTTGGGTTATTACAAACAACTTCGCCCAAGCTGGACAAGTGACGTTCCTGGTAAATCAATAGAAATAATCGTAGATAAAAAAACAGTTAAAAACATCACTGTTAAAGACGGACAAGTTGTTTCTATGGTTGGAGATAGCAAGATCGTTTCAAACGTAAAAGACAACAAAGTAAAAGACGCTACTAAATTTACAAGCGTTCAAGTGCTAGATAAAGACAATAAAGTAACACAAAGCATTGTTTCAAACGGCGCTGATGTTGTTATCACTGCAGGAGATAAAAGCGAAACTATCGCAAATGCGAGCATTGTAGTAAAAGATACTATGAAAAAGACTGCGCCACTTGGCATGGTTGATACGATCCAAATTTTCATGCTTTTAGCAGCATCTATCATGATGATCTACTCAGGCATTAAAGCAGCCAAAATTGGTCAAAATGAAATTTTCCACAGCGGCATGGTTGCACTTGTTGCGATTTATGGCATTAGCTGGATGGCTGAGACAATGTTCCACTCACACATTGATATGCTTAAAGGCTCACTTGGCGAGGTTATGAAAGCATATCCTTGGATGTATATCATAGTTGGTATGCTTATATCAAAATTCCTAAACTCTCAAGCTGCTGCAGCTGCTACATTTGTGCCACTCGCTGTTCAAATAGGCGTTCACCCAGGCGTTATTGTCGCGTTTGCTACTGCTTGCTATGGATACTTCATCCTTCCAACATATCCAAGCGACCTTGCAGCCGTGCAGTTTGACCGCTCAGGCACAACACATATTGGTAAATATGTAATCAATCACAGCTTTATCATCCCTGGCTTCATAGGTGTATTTAGCTCTTGTGCAGTTGGCTGGGTGCTAGCAAATATCTACGGATATCTTAACTAA
- the flhB gene encoding flagellar biosynthesis protein FlhB — MAGEDQEKTEEATPKKIEDAKKDGNVPKSQDLSGFVTLVIAIGVLLAMLNFMKDQVISLYIYYSKFIGQPLTLPTVKMIVVNTFGRALLMILPVCICVAVAGIIANVMQFGFIFTTKPITPNFGKINPLKGLKNLFSMKKAIESVKIVVKVSIVFGVGFYFFLQFIKELPHTLFFSMFDQLAWLKEKLIILVSVMLFILFVIGLADLLIVRFQYFKDLRMSKQEIKDEYKQMEGDPQVKGRIRQAQMRAAKRRMMQNIPQADVVITNPTHYAVAIRYDKSRDEAPIILAKGVDFLALQIKKVAVENGVQIYENPPLARELYRVCEVDDTIPAHLFRAVAEVLSFVYMSDKQKFQDKL; from the coding sequence ATGGCAGGCGAAGATCAGGAAAAAACCGAAGAAGCGACCCCCAAAAAGATAGAAGACGCCAAAAAGGACGGCAACGTCCCCAAAAGTCAGGACCTATCAGGCTTTGTGACCCTAGTTATTGCTATTGGTGTGCTGCTTGCGATGCTAAATTTCATGAAAGATCAGGTCATCTCGCTTTACATCTACTACTCTAAATTTATCGGTCAGCCACTGACTTTGCCAACGGTAAAGATGATCGTTGTAAATACCTTTGGCAGGGCACTTCTGATGATCCTGCCAGTTTGCATCTGCGTCGCGGTTGCTGGCATAATCGCAAATGTAATGCAGTTTGGCTTTATATTTACCACAAAGCCAATAACGCCAAATTTTGGCAAGATAAATCCGCTAAAAGGGCTAAAAAATTTATTTTCTATGAAAAAGGCGATCGAGAGCGTCAAGATCGTCGTTAAGGTAAGCATCGTCTTTGGCGTTGGATTTTACTTTTTCTTGCAGTTTATCAAGGAGCTGCCTCACACGCTATTTTTCTCTATGTTTGACCAGCTTGCGTGGCTAAAAGAGAAGCTCATCATTTTAGTTAGCGTCATGCTTTTTATACTTTTTGTGATCGGTCTTGCTGACCTGCTCATCGTGCGTTTTCAGTATTTTAAAGACCTTCGCATGAGCAAGCAAGAGATCAAGGACGAGTACAAGCAGATGGAGGGTGACCCGCAGGTTAAGGGCAGGATCCGCCAAGCGCAAATGCGTGCAGCCAAACGCCGAATGATGCAAAACATCCCACAAGCTGACGTCGTCATCACAAACCCAACTCACTATGCTGTGGCTATTAGATACGACAAAAGCCGTGACGAAGCACCGATAATACTTGCTAAAGGGGTTGATTTCTTGGCGCTTCAGATAAAAAAGGTAGCGGTTGAAAATGGAGTGCAAATTTATGAAAATCCACCTCTTGCAAGGGAGCTTTATAGAGTTTGTGAGGTCGATGACACGATACCAGCGCACCTTTTTAGGGCTGTGGCTGAGGTGCTAAGCTTTGTTTATATGAGCGATAAGCAGAAATTTCAAGATAAGCTTTGA
- the rplU gene encoding 50S ribosomal protein L21, which yields MSKYAIFKHGGKQYRVSEGEFLKLDHFSAEAKSTVEITEVLAVNDGEVKVGAPFVKGAKVVLEVVNEGKDKKVVIYKKRRRKDSKLKRGFRRQFTRVKVVSIAA from the coding sequence ATGTCAAAATACGCTATATTTAAGCATGGCGGTAAGCAATATCGTGTTAGCGAGGGCGAGTTCCTTAAGCTAGATCACTTTAGTGCTGAAGCTAAATCAACCGTTGAGATTACAGAAGTTTTAGCTGTAAACGACGGCGAAGTAAAGGTAGGTGCGCCATTTGTTAAGGGTGCAAAAGTTGTTCTTGAGGTCGTTAATGAAGGCAAAGACAAAAAAGTAGTTATCTACAAAAAACGCAGACGTAAAGACTCAAAACTAAAACGCGGCTTTAGAAGACAATTTACACGTGTAAAAGTCGTAAGTATCGCAGCTTAA
- the rpmA gene encoding 50S ribosomal protein L27, whose protein sequence is MAHKKGQGSTQNNRDSIGRRLGVKKFGGEFVRAGNIIIRQRGTATHAGNNVGLGKDHTIFALVDGFVKFERLDKNRKKVSVYPAA, encoded by the coding sequence ATGGCACACAAAAAAGGTCAAGGTTCAACCCAAAATAACCGTGATAGTATCGGACGCCGATTAGGTGTTAAGAAATTTGGTGGCGAGTTCGTTCGTGCTGGAAATATAATCATCCGCCAAAGAGGAACAGCAACTCACGCTGGAAATAACGTAGGTCTTGGCAAAGATCACACTATTTTTGCATTAGTCGATGGCTTTGTAAAATTTGAAAGACTTGATAAAAACAGAAAAAAAGTATCTGTTTATCCAGCTGCATAA
- a CDS encoding glycosyltransferase yields the protein MCDAKLVLPQSPLNLNEVNEKFALKLKANDILFVRKKILFLKSNKIFNFFLKKIINNYSNKDAIFYTRHLKIAKFLLENKMPDQKVVFEAHECFTLGNKALYDIEKEILQNADFVFSHNSSTLNELRKFFGLQIVNSAVVYNGCKQDSDFKKKDFDFSSINYYGSFLLWKGLDLMLDFALKTSIKLELYGKNSGNSFMTLKNTLKEREIENLVCFKGLLPQNEVVKSLIDNNTILIIPSVKSDYSLYSTPLKLFEYMANSNVVLAPNFPPVAEVVKDGENGFLYEAGDEKSLEEKFNYIKTLGNEELNKISKNAYESMSKNTWKNRAIKIIKELEKIN from the coding sequence ATGTGCGATGCTAAGCTGGTTTTACCGCAGTCTCCTTTAAATTTAAATGAGGTAAATGAGAAATTCGCTTTAAAGCTAAAAGCTAATGATATATTGTTTGTAAGAAAAAAGATTCTATTTTTAAAAAGTAATAAAATTTTTAATTTTTTTCTAAAAAAGATAATAAATAACTACTCAAATAAAGACGCAATATTTTATACGAGACATTTAAAGATAGCTAAATTTTTACTAGAAAATAAAATGCCCGATCAAAAGGTTGTATTTGAAGCGCATGAGTGTTTTACTTTGGGTAACAAAGCACTTTATGATATAGAAAAAGAGATACTACAAAATGCCGATTTTGTATTTTCGCACAATAGCAGTACGCTAAATGAGCTTAGAAAATTTTTCGGCTTACAAATAGTAAATTCGGCAGTTGTTTATAACGGTTGCAAGCAAGATTCTGATTTTAAGAAGAAAGATTTTGATTTTTCAAGTATAAACTATTATGGCTCATTCTTGTTATGGAAAGGCCTTGATTTGATGCTAGATTTTGCCTTAAAAACTAGTATAAAACTAGAACTTTATGGCAAAAATAGTGGAAATAGTTTTATGACTTTAAAAAACACTCTTAAAGAAAGAGAGATTGAAAATTTGGTATGTTTTAAAGGACTGCTGCCTCAAAATGAAGTTGTAAAAAGTCTTATTGATAACAATACTATTTTGATAATACCTAGTGTAAAAAGTGATTATTCGCTTTATAGCACTCCATTAAAGCTTTTTGAATATATGGCAAATTCAAATGTCGTCTTAGCTCCAAATTTCCCACCAGTTGCTGAAGTAGTAAAAGATGGCGAAAACGGTTTTTTATATGAAGCGGGTGATGAAAAAAGTTTAGAAGAAAAATTTAACTATATAAAGACTTTAGGTAATGAAGAGCTAAATAAAATTTCAAAAAATGCCTATGAAAGTATGAGTAAAAATACTTGGAAAAATAGAGCTATAAAAATAATCAAAGAATTAGAAAAGATAAATTAA
- a CDS encoding O-antigen ligase family protein, which translates to MKGFFQEKLKTTRYLNIAILIFLSLFLIGQYNEHITAIKNLAIYLALLLTLILFAVDTKNVVQNIKNNAKNNKAILLLFLLLNLYVFGISFFPYDATQNAALSALNEFKRAFIFIFIVLLWHDGSYKNSKWLFFAMVAALSIDNIHFFIKGIEDGTLLNLKKEKDQWTQPIDRFYAGFFDSLFIFSLVSIFFIKNNFYKFFIIVFNIIVSLIFILLTGARGSWLALALSLMVMLALTFKNEKIKLINKKSMIFCLFLLAVSACVYHNSTLLQLKVAQGFYTSGRGDILTKRLPLLFNSDRAYIGIGFGGKQYTKFLNDKNVNNDDLGPTGVGADGTKYPHHDEPVFIGQYYHYGVVGTAFFVALVFYMLFVSFKRYLSNNKFYIAIFGSILCTYIFRGLFETMYFTHLYVMLGLFIVFLCKNKE; encoded by the coding sequence ATGAAAGGATTTTTCCAAGAAAAGCTAAAAACTACCAGATATTTAAATATAGCAATTTTAATATTTTTATCTTTATTTTTAATAGGTCAGTATAACGAACACATAACTGCTATTAAAAATTTAGCCATATATTTAGCTCTATTATTAACATTGATTCTTTTTGCAGTCGATACTAAAAATGTTGTACAAAATATAAAGAACAATGCAAAGAACAATAAAGCTATTTTATTGCTATTTTTGCTTTTAAATTTATATGTTTTTGGCATATCATTTTTTCCTTATGATGCTACGCAAAATGCAGCACTTTCAGCGCTTAATGAATTTAAAAGAGCGTTTATATTTATTTTTATTGTTCTTCTTTGGCATGATGGTAGCTATAAAAACTCAAAATGGTTATTTTTTGCTATGGTTGCAGCACTTAGTATAGATAATATACATTTTTTTATAAAAGGGATAGAAGATGGCACTCTTTTAAATTTAAAAAAAGAAAAAGACCAATGGACGCAACCTATAGATAGATTTTATGCAGGCTTTTTTGATAGTTTATTTATTTTTTCTTTGGTCTCAATATTTTTTATCAAAAATAATTTTTACAAATTTTTTATCATAGTTTTTAACATTATTGTTAGTTTAATTTTTATTTTGCTTACAGGTGCTAGGGGCTCATGGCTTGCACTTGCCCTAAGTTTGATGGTTATGTTGGCTCTAACTTTTAAAAATGAAAAAATTAAACTTATAAATAAAAAATCCATGATATTTTGCCTATTTTTACTTGCCGTCTCTGCTTGCGTCTATCACAACTCTACGCTTTTGCAGTTAAAAGTTGCTCAAGGATTTTATACTTCTGGTAGAGGAGATATTTTAACAAAGAGGTTGCCGCTTCTTTTTAACTCTGATAGAGCTTATATAGGTATAGGCTTTGGTGGTAAACAATATACTAAATTTTTAAATGACAAAAATGTTAATAATGATGACCTTGGCCCAACTGGTGTAGGCGCTGATGGAACTAAGTATCCGCATCATGACGAGCCAGTATTTATTGGCCAGTATTATCATTACGGTGTAGTAGGTACTGCTTTTTTTGTTGCGCTTGTTTTTTATATGCTTTTTGTTTCTTTTAAAAGGTATTTGTCAAACAACAAATTTTATATAGCAATATTTGGAAGCATACTTTGCACTTATATATTTAGGGGATTATTTGAAACTATGTATTTTACTCATCTTTATGTAATGCTTGGTCTTTTTATAGTGTTTTTGTGCAAAAACAAGGAGTGA